ACCAGCCGAAGGAGCTGACGCCGGCCACGCGCGTCGCGGAGCCGCGCGGCCACGGGCGGGGGCCGCAGGCCAGCTCCAGGCGGGTCCCGCCCAGCGCCACGTGCGGGTTCAGCGCGCCGAAGTGCAGGTTCGTGGGGACCTCGCCGCGCTCCAGGCAGAGCACCGCCTTGACGAGCCCGGCGATCCCGGCCGCGCCCTCCGTGTGGCCCAGGTTGGTCTTCACGGCGCCCAGCACGCAGGGCCCGGCCCCCTCCGCGGGGGCGCCCACCGTCTCCGCCAGCGCCTCCACCTCGATGGGGTCGCCCAGCGCGGTCCCGGTGCCGTGCGTCTCCACGTAGCCCACCCGCCACGGCTCCAGCCGCGCATCCGCCAGCGCGGCGCGGACCACCTCGCGCTGCGCCAGCCCGCTGGGGGCGGTGAGCCCGTTGGTGTGCCCGTCCTGGTTGATGGCCGAGCCGCGGATCACGGCGCGGATGCGGTCGCCGTCGCGGAGCGCGTCCGAGAGCCGCTTCAGGACCACCACCCCGCACCCCTCGCCGCGCACGATCCCGTCCGCCGCCGCGTCGAAGGTCTTACAGCGCCCGTCGGCGGAGAGCATCTTCATCCGCGTGGCGGCCAGCGTGAAGTCCGGAGCCAGGATCAGGTTGACCCCGGCGGCGACGGCCAGGTCGCTCTCGCGCTCGCGCAGGCTGCGGCAGGCCAGGTGCACGGCCACCAGCGACGACGAGCACGCCGTGTCCACGCAGACGCTGGGGCCGCGCAGGTCCAGCAGGTACGCCAGCCGCCCCGCCAGCACCGCGTGCGAGGTCCCCGTCCCGGTGTAGGTGTCCACCCCCTCGGGATCGGCGAACTGCATCCGCGCGTAGTCGGTGCTGTGGTTGTGCGCCCCCACGAACACCCCCGTGCGGCTCCCGGCCAGGCGCTCGGCAGGGAGCCCGGCGTCCTCCAGTGCCCGCCACGCCACCTCCAGCAGGATCCGCTGCTGCGGGTCCATCCGCGCCGCCTCGCGCGGGGCGATCCCCCAGAAGTCGGGGTCGAAGCGGTCCACCCCGTCCAGGAACGCGCCCCAGCGGGTGGAAAGCTTCCCGGCGGCGTCCGGGTCCGCGTCGTACAGGGCGTCCGCGTCCCAGCGGTCGGCCGGGATCTCGCGCACGGCGTCGAAGCCCTCGCGCAGCAGCTCCCAGAAGCGGTCGGGATCGTCGGCCCCGCCCGGGAAGCGGCACCCCATCCCCACCACGGCCAGCGGCTCGGCGCGCTCGCGCTCCATCCGCTCGATCCGGCCGCGCATCTCCTGCACGGCCAGGAGCGCGCGCTTCAGCGGCGACAGCGCCGCCGGGGCCTGCGCCGTCTCCGGCGCGTTCGTGGGCGCGCTCATCCGCCCACCATGTCCAGGGAGTCCAGCTCGTCCAGCAGCATCGCCTCCGCCTCCTCGTCGGTGATCGCCTCCACCGCGAGCGC
The DNA window shown above is from Longimicrobiaceae bacterium and carries:
- a CDS encoding polyketide synthase — protein: MSAPTNAPETAQAPAALSPLKRALLAVQEMRGRIERMERERAEPLAVVGMGCRFPGGADDPDRFWELLREGFDAVREIPADRWDADALYDADPDAAGKLSTRWGAFLDGVDRFDPDFWGIAPREAARMDPQQRILLEVAWRALEDAGLPAERLAGSRTGVFVGAHNHSTDYARMQFADPEGVDTYTGTGTSHAVLAGRLAYLLDLRGPSVCVDTACSSSLVAVHLACRSLRERESDLAVAAGVNLILAPDFTLAATRMKMLSADGRCKTFDAAADGIVRGEGCGVVVLKRLSDALRDGDRIRAVIRGSAINQDGHTNGLTAPSGLAQREVVRAALADARLEPWRVGYVETHGTGTALGDPIEVEALAETVGAPAEGAGPCVLGAVKTNLGHTEGAAGIAGLVKAVLCLERGEVPTNLHFGALNPHVALGGTRLELACGPRPWPRGSATRVAGVSSFGWSGTNAHLVLEEAPEPAGPAAVQEVEPRKEAGAVLLPVS